The DNA window CGACAGCGAGGTGGAACGGGAGTTCGCCACCCGGTTCGAGGCGCTCGATTTGGACTGGGACCTCGTGCGCGAACCCGAACCGCTGGCGGCCGGTGCGCGAGTGATGATTCCCGACTTCGCCTTCGACTACCGACACGCCGACTTCCGGGTGTTCTTCGAAATCATGGGCTTCTGGACGCCCGAGTACGTCGAAAAGAAGCTCTCGCAACTGGACGCCGTGGACGACGTGCAACTGCTCGTCGCGGTGGACGAGAGCCTCGGCGTCGGCGAGGAGATAGCCGCCCGCGACCACCGCGCGATTCCGTACTCCGGGTCGATTCGTCTCAAGGACGTCCGCGACGCGCTCCGCCGATACGAGGACGAACTGGTCGCGGAAAGCGCCGCGGCGCTCCCCGACGAACTCGTCCCGGACGCGGACGTGATTTCGCTCGCCGACCTCGCCACGGCGCACGGCGTGAGTGAGGACGCGTTGGAGGACGCGACGTTTCCGGACCATCGACGCGTCGGGAGAACGCTAGTACGTCCCGCCGTGCTCGCCGACCTCGACGCGGAAATCGAGGACGGGATGGCCTACTCGACGGCGAAATCCGTCCTCGAAGACCGCGGAATCGAAGACGACAGCGCGCTCCTCTCCGAACTCGGTTACGCCGTCGAGTGGGAGGGTTTGAGCGGCGGCGTGATTCGAACACGGGCCGAAGAATAGAACGTTCGCCCGTTTCAGAGGTCACGCTGTCGTCCGCCGGGAACGAGCGACTGGAGTTCGCCGTGAAGGAACAGTCCGACGCCGAGCGGTTCGATTTCGCCGGCGATTTCGTGCGCGGCGATGAGGTATCCCCAGTCGCCGTCCCACTCGATTTCTTGGTCCTCGCCGCGGGCGAAGCGACGGGCCTGCTCGCCGTCGAGTTCGACGACGTTCTTCGTCGCGCGCCGACCGAACCGCTGTGCCGCGTTCGTCGTCGGCTTCCAGTGTCGCTGTCGCGTGCGCAGGAACGTCATCCCGAGCGCTTCGATGTGGACGGGCGACTCCAAATCGCCGTCGAGTATCCAGATTTTACCTTTCCCCTTCTCCCAAAAGGAGGCTTCCTCGAACGTCTCCGGCGGAATTC is part of the Haladaptatus paucihalophilus DX253 genome and encodes:
- a CDS encoding DUF7122 family protein gives rise to the protein MSENGDDGTELATNDGQRFDRLPATEEDREVSGRASREEVLDWWDDRFGIPPETFEEASFWEKGKGKIWILDGDLESPVHIEALGMTFLRTRQRHWKPTTNAAQRFGRRATKNVVELDGEQARRFARGEDQEIEWDGDWGYLIAAHEIAGEIEPLGVGLFLHGELQSLVPGGRQRDL